The genomic DNA TGCGTCTTTTACTTTAGCCAATAGTCAAAAAAGTGCTATAAATGGTGAGTTTAATTATTTCTCAAATATCTTTAATGGTAACCCCAACACACCTGTTGCTTATCAAATGTTAGAAGGGTTACAGCCTGGTAAAAATTTTACATGGACCCTACTAGCTCAAAAAAAACTAACTGCTTTTCTCGATCTTAATTTAAGTTATTTCGGAAGAAAAACAGAAACCAGCAAAACCATACATACTGGGGCTATTCAATTAAAAGCCTATTTCTAAAATCTTAAGTTATCTATTTTTTCAAAAACTGAAACAATAACTTTTACAGCTTCTATATAAAATTCTGGATGAATGTTTTCATAATCATCTGTAGGTTCATGGTAATCATTATGATCTTCTACCCCAAAGTATAAAAATGGAATACCTTTTTTATAAAAATTCATATGATCCGATGAATAGGTCCAGTTCTCTAAAGCGTCACTATCATTATGCCCTTCTATGAGTTTAATTTTCTTAGAGTGTTGATAATAGCTAACCGCATGTTTCAATTTTTTGTTACGTTCTGTTCCAACCACATATAATTCATTCTTTTCACTCCTACCAATCATATCCATATTGATATTTACTTTGATGTTTTTTAATGGAATAATCGGATTTTTCACAAAGTGTTTTGATCCTAGTAGCCCCAATTCTTCACCATCAAATGCTGCTAAAATAACTGAATACTTTGGTGGATTATTTTTAAAATATTCACCAAAACCAAACAATGCGCTTAATCCGGAAGCATTATCATCGGCGCCATTGTAAATCTCCCCTTTTTTAATCCCTTCATGGTCATAATGTGCACTAATAACTATATACTCATCAGGGTTTTTGGTGCCTTTTATTAGCCCTAGAATATTTATTGCCTGATATTCTTTTTGTTTTTTTACAAACAAAAATGCTTGCTCGTAGCCTTTTCCTAATGGTTGAACATTTAGCGAATGAAACTGATTTATGATATATTTTCTAGTTTTTAAGGCCCCTCTAGTCCCTGTTCTTCTACCTTCGAAAGCATCAGATGACAACGATTTTAAATGCTTTAACATAGATTCTCCACAAAAGGAACTAGCTTCTTTTTCACATATTTGTGAATTAACATGTATACATATGAAGTGACATAGCAGGCATAGGGCGATCAATTTTATTTTCATCTACTAGATTTAATTTCTTAAATCTAAACAAAAAAACCCAAGCATGAGCC from Flavivirga abyssicola includes the following:
- a CDS encoding M28 family peptidase; the protein is MKIKLIALCLLCHFICIHVNSQICEKEASSFCGESMLKHLKSLSSDAFEGRRTGTRGALKTRKYIINQFHSLNVQPLGKGYEQAFLFVKKQKEYQAINILGLIKGTKNPDEYIVISAHYDHEGIKKGEIYNGADDNASGLSALFGFGEYFKNNPPKYSVILAAFDGEELGLLGSKHFVKNPIIPLKNIKVNINMDMIGRSEKNELYVVGTERNKKLKHAVSYYQHSKKIKLIEGHNDSDALENWTYSSDHMNFYKKGIPFLYFGVEDHNDYHEPTDDYENIHPEFYIEAVKVIVSVFEKIDNLRF